The Catellatospora citrea DNA segment CGAGGCGTACCCGGCGATGGACTTCCGGCACGGCCCGATCTCGATCAGCACCACCGGCCGCGCGGTGTGGGCCTTCGGCGAGGTCCCGCCCGGCCTGCGCGAGGACGTCGAGGCGACCGGCGCGACCTTCGTGCACGACCCGTCGCTCGACCCGCTCGCCCACCTGGTCGTCGCGCAGCGCTTCGCCGTCGCCCTGGCCGAGCACAAGGGCCTGAACCCCGACACCCCCCGCCACCTGACCCGCTCGGTAGTGCTGTCATGAGTCGACCGAACGCGAGGATCGGCACAGGTTGTGAGGAGAAGGCATGAGCGAGCGCAGCGAGCGAATCAGTTGCCTCGGTAATGCCGCCGACGAGCGGAGCGAGGAGAAGGCATGACCGCGCACCAGCCCGATGACGTCGTCATCTCGATCGACGTCGGTGGCACCGGTATGAAGTGTGCTCTGGTCGACGTCGCCCACCGGGTGCGGCACACCGAGCGCCACGCCACCGGGCGCGAGCGCGGGCCGCAGGCGGTGCTCGGCACCATCCTCGACGTCGCCGCGGGACTGGCCGCCACCGCCGCCGAGCGCGGCTGGCGGCCCGTCGGCGCGGGCGTGGTCGTGCCGGGCATCATCGACGAGGCCAACGGCATCGCGACGTACTCCTCGAACATCGGTTTCCGGGACGTGCCGCTGCGCCGCGAGATCGTCGAGCGCACCGGCCTGCCCACCGCGGTCGGCCACGACGTGCGGGCCAGCGGCCTGGCCGAGGCCCGGCTGGGTGCGGGCCGGGGACGAAAGCACGTGCTGGTGGTGCCGATCGGCACCGGCATCGCCGCCGCGCACGTCGTCGACGGCACGGTCATGTCGGGCGCGCACGGCGCGGCCGGGGAGATCGGCCACATCGTGGTCCGCCCCGGCGGCCCGCTCTGCGGCTGCGGCCTGCGCGGCTGCCTGGAGGCGCTCGCCTCGGCCAGCGCGGTCGAGCGCCGCTACGCCGAACTCGCGGGCAGCCCCGCCACCGCGGCGCAGGTCGCCGGGCGGCTGGGCGCGGACAAGCACGCCGACCAGGTGTGGGCCGAGACCGTCGACGCACTCGCCGACGGCCTGCTCACCGGCCAGGCACTGTACGACCCGGAACTGGTCGTCATCGGCGGCGGCCTGGCCGAGTCCGGTGAGGCGCTGCTGGCCCCGCTGCGCGACGCGCTGGGCAAGAAGGTCGCCTTCCACCGCGTGCCGGAGATCGTGCGCGCCGAACTCGGCGACGAGTCCGGCAGCCTCGGCGCCGCCCTGATCGCCCTGGACCTGCTCGAGAAGGAGACCTCATGATCAGCGGACGGATCGTCACTCCGGACGGTGTCGTCGCGGGTTCTCTTCACCTGGACGGCGACCGTATCGCCTCGGTTGAGCCCTGCGCGTCGGCCGCGGACCGGTGGATTCTGCCCGGCTTCGTGGACATCCACAACCACGGCGGCGGCGGGTTCACCTTCACCACCGGCGATGCCGCGCAGGCCCGCGAGGCGGCAGCGTTCCACCTGCGCCACGGCACCACCACGATGCTGGCGAGCCTGGTGTCGTCGCCGTTCGAGCTGATGCGCGACGCGGTGCTGGCGTACGCGCCGCTGGTCGCCGAGGGCGTGCTGGCGGGCGTGCACTTCGAGGGGCCGTACCTGTCGCACGCGCGCTGCGGCGCACAGAACCCCGAGTTCCTGCGTGACCCGTCGCTCGACGAGCTCACCGAGATCCTCAAGATCGCCGAAGGCTCGCTGCGCATGGTCACCATCGCGCCGGAGCGGGCGGGCGCGCTGGACGCGATCCGGCTGCTGGCCGAGCACGGCACGGTCGCCGCGGTCGGGCACACCGACGGGTCGTACGCCGAGGTCCTGGCCGCGGTCGAGGCGGGCGCGACGGTCGGCACGCACCTGTTCAACGGCATGCGCCCGGTGCACCACCGCGAGCCCGGCCCGATCGTGGCGCTGCTGGACTCCCCGACCGTCGTCTGCGAACTGGTCGCCGACGGCGTACACCTGCACGACGGCACTTTGGCCTTCGCCGCGCACAGCGCGGGCAGCGCGCGGTCCGCGCTGATCACCGACGCGATGACCGCGGCCGGTATGCCCGACGGCGAGTACGACCTGGGTGGCCTGACCGTCACCGTCGCCGACCGGGTCGCCCGGCTGGCCAACGGCAGCATCGCCGGCAGCACCCTGACCATGGACGCCGCGGTGCGCCAGGCACTCGGCGCGGGACTGTCCGTCACGGACGTGGCGGCGATGGCCGCGACCACGCCCGCCCGCGCGATCGGCCTGGCCGACGAGCTGGGCGCGCTGCGCCCCGGCCTGCGCGCGGACCTCGTCGAGCTGGACGCCGAGCTGCGCGTCGTCCGCGTCATGAAGTCGGGAGAGTGGATCTGATGGCCCTGGTCTCCACCGGGAAGCTGGTCGCCGAGGCGGCCGCCGCCGGGTCCGGCGTCGCCGCGTTCAACGTGATCACACTGGAGCACGCCGAGGCGATCACCGCCGGGGCCGCCGCGGCGGGCCGCCCGGTCATCCTCCAGATCAGCGAGAACGCGGTGAAGTTCCACGGCGGCCGGCTCGGCCCGATCACCGCGGCCGCCCGCGCCGTCGCCGAGCTGGCCTCGGTCGACGTGGCGCTGCACCTGGACCACGTGGAGTCGGTCGCGCTGCTGCACCAGGCGCCCGAGCACGGTTTCTCGTCGGTCATGTTCGACGCCTCGACCCTGCCGTACGCGGAGAACGTGGCCGCGACCAGGGCGGCCGTGGAGTTCTGCCACGAGCACGGCCTGTGGTTGGAAAGTGAGCTGGGCACCGTCGGCGGCAAGGACGGCGCGCCGCCGCTGGGTGCGCACGCCCCGGGCGCACGCACCGACCCGGCCGAGGCCGCCGCGTACGTCGCCGAGACCGGCGTGGACGCCCTCGCCGTCGCGGTCGGCTCCTCCCACGCGATGACCAGCCGCGACGCCGCCCTCGACCATGACCTGATCGCCGCCCTGCGCCAGGCCGTGACGGTCCCGCTGGTCCTGCACGGCTCCTCCGGCGTCGGCGACGCCGAGCTGCGTCGCGCCGTCACCGGCGGCCTCGTCAAAGTCAACATCGGCACGGCTTTGAACATCGCCGCCACGGGTGCGGTCCGCGAGGTCCTGTCCGGCGAGCCGAAACTCGTGGACCCGCGCAGATACCTGCGCCCGGCCCGCGACGCGATGTCCGCGACGGTCCAGCACTTCCTCACCCTGCTCTAGACCGGCACGGCGAACAGGCGTGGACTGGTGGGCGTGACCCGTTCCGACCGCCCACCGGCCACGCCCGCCTCGCCCGGGGCCGGGCGGCTGTCCGCGCCGGAGGTCTGCGAGCTGCGTGACGAGCGGCTCGACCGCGCCGGGGTGACCTTGCTGGTGGTGCGCGACGACCTGGTGGATCCGGAGCTGCCCGGCAACAAGTGGCGCAAGCTGAAGTACAACCTGGCGGCGGCCCGGGAGCAGGGGCACGGCACGCTGCTCACCTTCGGCGGGGCCTACTCCAACCACCTGCGCGCGGTCGCCGCCGCAGGTCGCCGCCACGGGTTGCGCACCGTGGGCATCGTGCGCGGCGAGCAGCACCTACCGCTCAACCCGTCCCTGGCGTACGCCGCCGCCCAGGGCATGACCCTGGCCTACCTCGACCGCGACACCTACCGCCGCAAGCACACCGACGCCGTCCTCACCGAGCTGAGGCGCACCTGGGGCGACTGCTACGTGATCCCCGAGGGCGGCAGCAACGCCCTCGCCGTGCGCGGCTGCGCCGAACTGCCCGCCGAGATCGACGCGGAGTACGACGTGCTCTGCTGCCCGGTCGGCACCGGCGGCACCCTGGCCGGCCTCGCGGGCGGCCTGACCGGAACGCAGACCGCGCTCGGTGTGGCCGTGCTCAAGGGCGCGGGCTTCCTCGCCGACGAGGTGACCGAACTCCAGCGCGCGGCGTTCGGCGCGCCGACGCGCAATTGGCGGATCGACCTGGACCACCACTTCGGCGGGTACGCCAAGCACACGCCGCAGCTCGACGCCTTCGTCGCCGACTTCCACCGCCGCCACGGGCTGGCCCTGGACCCGGTCTACACCGGCAAGCTGCTCGCCGCCCTCTTCGACCTGGCCGAACAGGGCGGCTTCCGGCCGGGCACCCGCCTCGCCGCGGTCATCACCGGCTCCGCACCGCCGTGACGTGCACGTGGTGGATGGCCCGCCGGGTACGCGGGGCTGCGTGCGGCGCCGGCGCTCTGACGGTCAGCCTTTGCGGCGGCTGACGGCGTAGGCGAGCACGCCGAGGGCGAGCATCCCGGCCCCGGCCAGCACCGTCGGCTCGGGCAGGGTCATCGCCAGCACGACGCAGCCGATCAGTCCGAGCGCGGCCACCGCGCGCAGGTGCTTCGGGCCGCCGAGCGTCCACGCGGCCGCGTTGGTGATCGCGTAGTAGGTCAGCACGGCGACGCTGGAGAAGCCGATCGCACCGCGTACGTCCGCGGCCAGCACCACCACGATGATCACCACGGCGACGGTCAGCTCCGCGAGCCACGGGGTCGCGTACCGTTCGTGCACCGCGGACAGCCGGCTCGGCAGGTCGCTGCGCCGGGCCATGGCCAGGATGGTCCGCCCCACCCCGGCCAGCAGGCTGAGCAGCACCCCGCACACCGCGACGCCCGCGCCGATCCGCACGACCGGCACCAGGCCGGGCGCCCCGGCCGCGGCCACCACGTCGGCCAGCGGCGCGGTCGACCTGGCCAGCGCGGGCATACCGAGCACGGACAGGCAGACGAGCGCGACGGCCAGGTACACGAACAGCACCACGCCCAGTGCCACGGGCACCGCCCGCGGGATCGTGCGGGCCGGCTCGCGGACCTCCTCGCCGAGGGTGGCGATCCGGGCATATCCGGCGAACGCGAAGAACAGCAGCCCCGCCGCGCTGAACGGCCCCGCCGGTCCGACCGCCCCGGCCTCCGGCGTCCCGCCGCCCCACCACCCGACCGCCACCGCCGCGACGAGCACGAGCAGCGTGATCACCACCAGGATGCGCGTAGCGATCGCAGTCTTGGTGACCCCGCGAATGTTGATCAGAGTCAGCACCACGACCGCACCGACCGCGACCGGCCGGGCGTACGCGGGCCACAGGTAGTACCCGATCGTCAGCGCCATGGCGGCACAGCTGGCGGTCTTGCCGATGACGAACGCCCAGCCCGCCAGGAACCCGGTGAACGCCCCGAGCTGCTCGCGCCCGTAGACGTAGGTGCCGCCGGACTCCGGATACCGGGCTGCCAGCCGCGCCGACCCCGTCGCGTTGCACGCGGCCACGACAGCCGCGATCAGCAGCGCCGTCAGCAACGCCCCGCTGGTGCCCGCGGCGGCCGCCGCCGGACCCCACACGACGAACACTCCGGCGCCGAGCATCGCCCCCAGCCCGATGACGACGGCGTCACCGAGCCCCAGCCGCCGCGCCAACGTCGAGATCACGCCCGCAGGCTAGCCCGCCCCCATTGAAGAAAGGAAGGGCACCTTCTGAACGCTATGTGTATAGGAAGGGCACCTTCTTAACCTTCCACCGGCGAACGCCGAGGTCAGGACGAATGCCGCGCGGGGTCAGCGGGCGGGCGGCAGGATCGCGTCCCAGTCGATCCGGTGGATGATCCGGTCCAGCAGCAGACCCAGGGCCAGGGCGGCCAGCCCGTCCGTGACCCAGTGGTGCGACAGGTACGTC contains these protein-coding regions:
- a CDS encoding 1-aminocyclopropane-1-carboxylate deaminase/D-cysteine desulfhydrase, translated to MTRSDRPPATPASPGAGRLSAPEVCELRDERLDRAGVTLLVVRDDLVDPELPGNKWRKLKYNLAAAREQGHGTLLTFGGAYSNHLRAVAAAGRRHGLRTVGIVRGEQHLPLNPSLAYAAAQGMTLAYLDRDTYRRKHTDAVLTELRRTWGDCYVIPEGGSNALAVRGCAELPAEIDAEYDVLCCPVGTGGTLAGLAGGLTGTQTALGVAVLKGAGFLADEVTELQRAAFGAPTRNWRIDLDHHFGGYAKHTPQLDAFVADFHRRHGLALDPVYTGKLLAALFDLAEQGGFRPGTRLAAVITGSAPP
- the nagA gene encoding N-acetylglucosamine-6-phosphate deacetylase encodes the protein MISGRIVTPDGVVAGSLHLDGDRIASVEPCASAADRWILPGFVDIHNHGGGGFTFTTGDAAQAREAAAFHLRHGTTTMLASLVSSPFELMRDAVLAYAPLVAEGVLAGVHFEGPYLSHARCGAQNPEFLRDPSLDELTEILKIAEGSLRMVTIAPERAGALDAIRLLAEHGTVAAVGHTDGSYAEVLAAVEAGATVGTHLFNGMRPVHHREPGPIVALLDSPTVVCELVADGVHLHDGTLAFAAHSAGSARSALITDAMTAAGMPDGEYDLGGLTVTVADRVARLANGSIAGSTLTMDAAVRQALGAGLSVTDVAAMAATTPARAIGLADELGALRPGLRADLVELDAELRVVRVMKSGEWI
- a CDS encoding class II fructose-bisphosphate aldolase — translated: MALVSTGKLVAEAAAAGSGVAAFNVITLEHAEAITAGAAAAGRPVILQISENAVKFHGGRLGPITAAARAVAELASVDVALHLDHVESVALLHQAPEHGFSSVMFDASTLPYAENVAATRAAVEFCHEHGLWLESELGTVGGKDGAPPLGAHAPGARTDPAEAAAYVAETGVDALAVAVGSSHAMTSRDAALDHDLIAALRQAVTVPLVLHGSSGVGDAELRRAVTGGLVKVNIGTALNIAATGAVREVLSGEPKLVDPRRYLRPARDAMSATVQHFLTLL
- a CDS encoding APC family permease — translated: MSTLARRLGLGDAVVIGLGAMLGAGVFVVWGPAAAAAGTSGALLTALLIAAVVAACNATGSARLAARYPESGGTYVYGREQLGAFTGFLAGWAFVIGKTASCAAMALTIGYYLWPAYARPVAVGAVVVLTLINIRGVTKTAIATRILVVITLLVLVAAVAVGWWGGGTPEAGAVGPAGPFSAAGLLFFAFAGYARIATLGEEVREPARTIPRAVPVALGVVLFVYLAVALVCLSVLGMPALARSTAPLADVVAAAGAPGLVPVVRIGAGVAVCGVLLSLLAGVGRTILAMARRSDLPSRLSAVHERYATPWLAELTVAVVIIVVVLAADVRGAIGFSSVAVLTYYAITNAAAWTLGGPKHLRAVAALGLIGCVVLAMTLPEPTVLAGAGMLALGVLAYAVSRRKG
- a CDS encoding ROK family protein; protein product: MTAHQPDDVVISIDVGGTGMKCALVDVAHRVRHTERHATGRERGPQAVLGTILDVAAGLAATAAERGWRPVGAGVVVPGIIDEANGIATYSSNIGFRDVPLRREIVERTGLPTAVGHDVRASGLAEARLGAGRGRKHVLVVPIGTGIAAAHVVDGTVMSGAHGAAGEIGHIVVRPGGPLCGCGLRGCLEALASASAVERRYAELAGSPATAAQVAGRLGADKHADQVWAETVDALADGLLTGQALYDPELVVIGGGLAESGEALLAPLRDALGKKVAFHRVPEIVRAELGDESGSLGAALIALDLLEKETS